One genomic region from Euleptes europaea isolate rEulEur1 chromosome 6, rEulEur1.hap1, whole genome shotgun sequence encodes:
- the CHRM4 gene encoding muscarinic acetylcholine receptor M4: MDNLTNDNITENNEVSTKYKTVEMVFIATVTGSLSLVTVVGNILVMLSIKVNRQLQTVNNYFLFSLACADLIIGVFSMNLYSVYVIKGYWPLGAVVCDLWLALDYVVSNASVMNLLIISFDRYFCVTKPLTYPARRTTKMAGLMIAVAWILSFLLWAPAILFWQFIVGKRTVEEGDCYIQFLSNPAVTFGTAIAAFYLPVVIMTVLYIHISLASRSRVRRHKPESKKEKRSKPINFLKSPLVKQNNNNSPKKIVEVKEEVKNGKVDEQPLQPSETTGHQEEKETSNESSTVSITQTNKEKQVLDISTADQGQSPAHPRVNPASKWSKIKIVTKQTGTECITAIEIVADKEASSTPITLSNSRPANVARKFASIARSQVRKKRQMAAREKKVTRTIFAILLAFILTWTPYNVMVLINTFCNYCIPDTVWSIGYWLCYVNSTINPACYALCNATFKKTFKHLLMCQYRNIGTAR, encoded by the coding sequence ATGGATAACCTCACCAATGACAACATCACTGAGAATAATGAGGTCTCTACCAAGTATAAGACTGTGGAAATGGTCTTCATAGCCACTGTGACAGGGTCACTTAGCCTTGTCACTGTGGTCGGAAATATCTTGGTCATGCTGTCCATCAAGGTGAACCGCCAACTCCAGACTGTCAACAACTACTTCCTCTTTAGCTTGGCCTGTGCTGACCTGATCATTGGCGTCTTCTCCATGAATCTCTATTCAGTATATGTTATCAAGGGTTATTGGCCACTGGGGGCTGTAGTGTGTGACCTCTGGCTGGCTTTGGACTATGTGGTGAGTAACGCCTCTGTCATGAACTTACTCATCATCAGTTTTGACCGCTACTTCTGCGTAACCAAGCCACTGACATACCCAGCTAGGCGGACAACCAAAATGGCAGGGTTGATGATTGCTGTTGCTTGGATATTGTCCTTTCTCCTTTGGGCCCCTGCCATCTTGTTTTGGCAGTTCATCGTTGGAAAGAGGACAGTTGAAGAAGGCGACTGCTACATCCAGTTCCTCTCCAACCCAGCTGTGACGTTTGGCACAGCCATTGCAGCTTTCTACCTCCCTGTGGTCATTATGACCGTGCTCTACATTCACATCTCACTGGCAAGCCGGAGCCGTGTGAGAAGGCACAAGCCTGAgagcaagaaggagaagaggtctaagcccattaattttcTGAAGAGCCCTCTGGTCAAGCAGAATAACAACAACTCTCCCAAAAAAATAGTGGAGGTGAAGGAGGAGGTGAAAAATGGCAAAGTCGATGAGCAACCCCTACAGCCATCAGAGACTACTGGTCATCAAGAAGAGAAAGAGACCTCCAATGAATCCAGCACTGTAAGCATCACTCAGACCAATAAAGAGAAGCAGGTGTTGGACATTTCTACAGCTGATCAAGGGCAGAGCCCAGCCCACCCACGGGTTAATCCAGCATCCAAGTGGTCCAAAATTAAGATTGTCACCAAGCAAACTGGCACTGAATGCATCACTGCCATTGAGATTGTCGCAGACAAAGAAGCCAGCTCTACCCCAATTACCTTGTCAAACAGCCGTCCAGCCAACGTTGCCAGGAAATTTGCTAGCATTGCCAGGAGTCAAGTGAGGAAGAAGCGCCAAATGGCAGCCCGGGAGAAGAAAGTCACCAGAACCATCTTTGCCATCTTGCTAGCCTTTATTCTGACATGGACGCCGTACAACGTGATGGTCCTCATTAATACCTTCTGTAATTATTGTATCCCTGACACAGTCTGGTCCATTGGGTACTGGTTGTGCTATGTCAACAGTACTATCAACCCAGCTTGCTATGCTCTTTGCAATGCCACATTCAAAAAAACCTTTAAGCACCTTCTCATGTGTCAGTACAGGAACATTGGCACAGCGAGATAA